A single genomic interval of Zobellia nedashkovskayae harbors:
- a CDS encoding outer membrane beta-barrel protein, with product MKHLITVCAAVLISTISYGQLQVSVSSGYALGSATMKLGEKVNVSETENSYGSYGEGTNVQIRGTYFFNDSFGADLALGYLNGSDQTISEVNIPSTNVDAIARARAFGASASVVYRFTNNIYGRFGALLKVGGKTEAVVYRKSVFSEDEAAAFGVPEGSYSETNYKEDFHGHFPIGFVGALGYKYELNSNFSIFAEAEYYGISLKRKDSELSEFNTDIVLPDGTVASSAFYSLDNLPDGVNKQTTYVDDLSNTNTDTSKVLSQKVPYSSFGINFGVTYTFKRADKNL from the coding sequence ATGAAACATTTAATTACAGTATGTGCCGCTGTTTTAATAAGTACAATATCTTATGGGCAGTTACAAGTTTCAGTAAGTTCCGGATATGCCCTAGGGAGTGCCACTATGAAATTAGGAGAAAAAGTGAATGTCTCTGAAACGGAAAACTCTTATGGCAGTTATGGTGAAGGTACCAATGTTCAAATACGAGGAACGTATTTCTTTAATGACTCCTTTGGTGCAGATTTGGCGCTTGGTTATTTAAATGGTTCAGATCAAACTATATCTGAGGTAAATATACCAAGTACCAATGTGGATGCTATTGCTAGAGCTCGTGCTTTTGGAGCATCTGCCTCTGTAGTGTACAGGTTTACCAATAATATTTACGGTCGTTTTGGAGCTTTATTAAAAGTAGGCGGAAAAACAGAGGCTGTAGTGTACCGTAAATCTGTTTTTTCTGAGGATGAAGCAGCTGCTTTTGGAGTACCGGAGGGTTCTTATTCCGAAACTAATTATAAAGAAGATTTTCACGGACATTTTCCTATAGGTTTTGTTGGTGCACTGGGGTATAAATATGAACTAAATTCTAATTTCAGCATTTTTGCGGAGGCAGAATATTACGGCATAAGCTTAAAGCGAAAAGATTCTGAACTATCAGAATTTAACACGGATATTGTTCTCCCTGATGGAACTGTTGCCTCAAGTGCTTTTTACTCGTTGGACAACTTACCTGATGGTGTTAATAAGCAAACTACTTATGTAGACGATTTATCGAATACCAACACAGATACTTCAAAAGTGCTATCTCAAAAGGTACCGTATTCTTCATTCGGAATTAATTTTGGTGTAACGTACACGTTTAAACGTGCCGATAAAAATTTATAG
- a CDS encoding Na+/H+ antiporter NhaC family protein produces MASIKNSTHKFSALIPLFVFVFTFLGVGIYQNDFYALPAPIAVIVGIVVAFLMFKQSIHSKISTLLKGCGDDKILTMCLIYLLAGAFAAITNETGSVDSIVNLGLDYIAIQYIYVGIFIIAGFLSVSTGTSVGAIVALAPIVVGFADKSGADLAILCGALLGGSMFGDNLSVISDTTIAATQSLGCKMSDKFKQNIKIAVPAALFTIAILVFQGLGLESKETVAIVYSYSIIKIMPYLLVIILSITGVNVFVTLLLGSISAGLLGIVYGDFTLIESTKIAYTGFTNMTEIFLLSLLTGGLAALVERNGGIEFILVNIKKLIKNQKTAQFGIATLVSTINMAIANNTVAIIIAGPIAKTINDEYKLDNKKTASILDIFACISQGLLPYGAQVLMILSFSKGRIDYLDLISNTWYLLLLFIYTVLFISFKPLRK; encoded by the coding sequence ATGGCAAGTATAAAAAACAGTACTCACAAATTCTCAGCTTTAATACCCCTATTTGTATTCGTTTTTACTTTTTTAGGTGTTGGTATTTATCAAAATGATTTCTATGCCTTACCTGCTCCTATAGCAGTAATTGTAGGTATTGTTGTGGCATTTTTGATGTTCAAACAATCTATACATTCAAAAATAAGCACTTTATTAAAAGGCTGTGGTGATGATAAAATATTAACCATGTGCTTGATCTATTTACTAGCTGGGGCATTTGCTGCAATTACCAATGAAACCGGTAGTGTAGATTCTATTGTAAACTTAGGGTTAGATTACATTGCCATTCAATATATTTATGTTGGCATCTTTATTATTGCTGGTTTTCTATCTGTTTCAACAGGAACATCGGTAGGAGCTATTGTTGCATTAGCACCTATTGTAGTTGGATTTGCAGATAAAAGTGGTGCTGATTTAGCTATTTTATGCGGTGCGCTTTTAGGTGGTAGTATGTTTGGGGATAATTTATCGGTTATTTCAGATACCACCATTGCGGCCACACAATCTTTAGGTTGTAAAATGAGCGATAAGTTCAAACAAAATATTAAAATTGCGGTTCCCGCTGCCCTATTCACTATTGCTATATTAGTCTTTCAAGGTTTGGGCTTAGAGTCTAAAGAAACTGTAGCTATTGTATATAGTTACTCTATTATAAAAATAATGCCCTATCTATTGGTCATCATACTTTCCATAACGGGTGTAAATGTCTTTGTAACCTTACTGCTAGGTTCTATTTCTGCAGGTCTTTTAGGAATTGTTTATGGTGATTTCACTCTAATAGAATCGACTAAAATTGCCTATACCGGCTTTACAAACATGACAGAAATTTTTCTTCTGTCTCTTCTTACCGGAGGATTGGCTGCTTTGGTTGAAAGAAATGGTGGTATAGAATTTATACTGGTTAACATAAAAAAGCTCATTAAAAATCAAAAAACGGCGCAGTTTGGAATAGCAACATTAGTGAGCACAATTAATATGGCCATTGCAAATAATACAGTGGCAATTATTATTGCAGGTCCTATTGCTAAAACTATAAATGATGAGTATAAATTGGATAATAAAAAAACAGCTTCTATTCTAGATATTTTTGCTTGTATTTCTCAAGGTTTGTTGCCTTACGGGGCTCAAGTTTTAATGATTTTAAGTTTTTCAAAAGGAAGAATAGATTATTTAGATTTAATATCTAATACCTGGTATTTATTACTGTTATTCATTTACACGGTATTATTTATCAGTTTCAAACCTTTAAGAAAGTAA